One Amphiprion ocellaris isolate individual 3 ecotype Okinawa chromosome 5, ASM2253959v1, whole genome shotgun sequence genomic region harbors:
- the nicn1 gene encoding nicolin-1 has product MSGSSDDVVPVNCTIKPPVYLQIGDSKAETVHSGVCVVDVSLPFGKPVNVEEITFKNYYTAYVTVRLLRRSPGQEAPAKWSTALRDLPLMDNPHTEGGSQNYYSIHRTQMQVEADHVVSVRLILRQPSSAWLTFSLEDVKIFPHMEPDPEKEVSDWLSDLTLVDHHPDLEGLPDPQTVSSSIQQMWALTEVMQTNQTTASIGRFDVDGCYDINLLSLT; this is encoded by the exons ATGAGTGGGAGCAGCGATGACGTCGTTCCTGTGAACTGCACCATCAAACCTCCAGTTTACCTGCAGATCGGAGACTCTAAAGCAGAAACAGTTCACTCTGGTGTCTGTGTGGTCGACGTCAGCCTTCCCTTTGGAAAACCGGTCAAT GTGGAGGAGATCACCTTTAAGAACTACTACACCGCCTACGTGACGGTTCGTCTGCTCAGGAGGAGTCCAGGTCAGGAGGCTCCAGCCAAGTGGTCCACGGCCCTCAGAGACTTGCCGCTGATGGACAACCCCCACACCGAGGGGGGCTCCCAGAATTACTACTCCATCCACAGGACTCAG ATGCAGGTGGAGGCGGACCACGTCGTATCCGTCAGACTGATCCTGAGACAGCCGTCCTCCGCCTGGCTCACCTTCAGCCTGGAGGACGTCAAGATCTTCCCTCACATGGAGCCG GACCCAGAGAAGGAAGTTTCTGATTGGCTGTCTGACCTGACTCTGGTCGACCACCACCCGGATCTGGAG gGCCTCCCAGATCCACAGACGGTATCGTCCAGTATTCAGCAGATGTGGGCTCTGACTGAAGTGATGCAAACCAACCAGACTACAGCCTCCATCGGACGGTTTGAC GTGGACGGCTGCTACGACATCAACTTACTCTCCCTGACGTAA